A single window of Acinetobacter wuhouensis DNA harbors:
- a CDS encoding DUF1289 domain-containing protein, with protein sequence MSNERRIPTLTPCAGRCSTVFGDAVCRGCRRFNHEVIQWNTYNAEQRLAVWKRLDAQLDQILVPLLPFADLKHIEGFIQGKRVRVLDTASKGRKLYHALKICEKNKNLADESGLGIQPKQVKPLWDEFERRVLALAKASYDFAWLRADGIRQSILHLEDVE encoded by the coding sequence TTGAGCAACGAACGTCGAATACCTACGTTAACACCATGCGCTGGTCGTTGTTCAACGGTATTTGGTGATGCTGTATGTCGTGGTTGTCGTCGTTTTAACCATGAAGTGATTCAATGGAATACCTATAATGCGGAACAACGATTAGCGGTTTGGAAGCGTTTGGATGCACAACTTGATCAAATCTTAGTGCCATTATTACCATTTGCAGATTTAAAACATATCGAAGGTTTTATTCAAGGTAAACGTGTTCGTGTTTTAGACACAGCCTCGAAAGGACGTAAGTTGTATCATGCTTTAAAAATCTGTGAAAAGAATAAAAACCTAGCAGATGAAAGTGGTTTAGGCATTCAACCTAAGCAAGTTAAACCATTGTGGGATGAATTTGAACGCCGTGTTCTGGCATTGGCAAAAGCCAGTTATGATTTTGCTTGGTTACGTGCTGATGGTATTCGCCAAAGTATTTTACATTTGGAAGATGTTGAATAG
- the ribB gene encoding 3,4-dihydroxy-2-butanone-4-phosphate synthase — MSSLIQPEIFFSALSPAEQRIQQALEDMRQGKPVLVMDDFDRENEADLIVAAETLNVETMARMIRDGSGIVCLTLTDELADHLALPPMVQDNSSQFKTAFTITIEAAEGVTTGVSAKDRTTTIHAAIKDGAVASDLNRPGHVFPLRGRRGGVLNRRGHTEGSIDLARLAGLKPAGVLCEVTNPDGTMASGIQVLSYAQTHNLTLITIEELVQYRLTHNV, encoded by the coding sequence ATGTCTAGTTTAATTCAACCAGAAATTTTCTTTTCCGCACTTTCCCCTGCTGAACAACGTATTCAACAAGCTTTAGAAGATATGCGCCAAGGCAAACCTGTCTTGGTCATGGACGATTTTGATCGTGAAAATGAAGCAGATTTGATCGTTGCTGCAGAAACCCTTAATGTCGAAACCATGGCACGTATGATCCGTGACGGTTCTGGGATTGTGTGTTTAACACTGACTGACGAGCTTGCTGATCACCTTGCTTTACCTCCGATGGTTCAAGATAACTCAAGTCAATTTAAAACCGCATTTACCATCACCATTGAAGCAGCTGAAGGTGTAACCACTGGCGTATCTGCCAAAGACCGCACTACAACGATTCATGCTGCAATCAAAGATGGTGCTGTTGCCAGTGATCTAAACCGTCCTGGGCATGTCTTTCCTTTACGTGGTCGTCGTGGTGGTGTGCTCAACCGCCGTGGTCATACTGAAGGTTCGATTGATCTTGCTCGTTTAGCAGGTTTAAAACCCGCTGGTGTACTGTGTGAAGTCACCAATCCTGACGGGACAATGGCTTCAGGTATTCAAGTCCTTTCTTATGCGCAAACTCATAATTTGACTTTAATTACCATTGAAGAACTGGTTCAGTACCGTTTAACACATAATGTTTAA
- a CDS encoding TetR/AcrR family transcriptional regulator, whose amino-acid sequence MSKSAHKILTTAEMLFNQHSFTGVGVDLIRDQSGCSKTTMYTYFKNKQQLINEVLKQRDQNFRESLTEYVGTSQDIEAIKKIFDWHINWFQTDDFKGCLFVRAVAESNTEDLDIKNISIEHKIWLRGLIHHYADSINSNPAIGELIYLLIEGLMSRFLVEGFNPDIASQQRAFIIRSLE is encoded by the coding sequence ATGTCAAAATCAGCCCATAAAATTTTAACCACCGCGGAAATGCTTTTTAACCAACATAGTTTTACTGGCGTTGGTGTCGATCTCATCCGCGATCAATCTGGTTGTTCGAAAACGACCATGTACACCTATTTTAAAAATAAGCAACAATTGATCAATGAAGTCTTAAAACAACGTGACCAAAATTTTAGAGAGAGTCTGACCGAATATGTCGGAACATCGCAGGATATTGAAGCCATTAAGAAAATTTTTGATTGGCATATAAATTGGTTTCAAACTGATGATTTTAAAGGATGTTTATTTGTACGTGCGGTTGCTGAATCAAATACAGAAGATCTAGATATTAAAAATATATCTATTGAGCATAAGATATGGTTAAGAGGATTAATCCATCACTATGCAGATTCAATCAACTCAAATCCAGCCATTGGTGAACTGATTTATCTTTTGATTGAAGGGCTTATGAGCCGTTTTTTAGTTGAAGGCTTTAACCCAGACATTGCATCCCAACAACGTGCATTTATTATTCGAAGCCTTGAGTGA
- a CDS encoding HPP family protein, with protein sequence MSILFGKEKLAPRPRNLEILRALVGGAVSIFILLVLSKLSHNPWIMAPFGASCVILYAVSQSPLAQPRNVIFGHFISALVGLCFLKWFGVHDLSIAFSVGVAIALMMYFRCVHPPAGANPLVILLTAQTIHYEWSFLLFPVLTGAIALVIVAYVVNNFKSTQKWPSYGLAIFGSKN encoded by the coding sequence ATGTCGATCTTATTTGGTAAAGAAAAATTAGCTCCGCGACCCAGAAATTTGGAGATCTTACGTGCTCTTGTTGGTGGTGCAGTCAGTATATTTATTTTATTGGTACTGAGTAAGCTCTCACATAATCCATGGATTATGGCACCGTTTGGAGCAAGTTGCGTCATTCTCTATGCTGTTTCTCAGTCGCCTTTGGCACAACCACGCAATGTGATTTTTGGGCATTTCATCTCAGCACTGGTGGGTTTATGCTTTTTGAAATGGTTTGGTGTTCATGATTTAAGCATTGCCTTTTCAGTTGGTGTGGCAATTGCTTTAATGATGTATTTTCGCTGTGTACATCCGCCTGCAGGGGCGAATCCATTGGTGATTTTATTAACAGCTCAAACGATCCATTATGAATGGTCGTTTTTACTTTTTCCCGTGCTTACTGGTGCAATTGCGTTAGTCATTGTTGCTTATGTTGTAAATAATTTTAAATCTACGCAAAAATGGCCGAGTTATGGTTTGGCTATTTTCGGTAGTAAGAATTAA